In one window of Mytilus trossulus isolate FHL-02 chromosome 7, PNRI_Mtr1.1.1.hap1, whole genome shotgun sequence DNA:
- the LOC134725586 gene encoding uncharacterized protein LOC134725586, with protein METTDDSKDTKMSLSKEDIAFKYLPIAGAVSYEIFSLNIMNPREFSNVVGDKDIALANSIWFNAHIGLGLYMYNQKHLQALSNRDRIMYSVFGTCIFNFGSVLLWATAKHVVPDVPVFRTLLGLASGAGLLYVGKRYLEHLNSL; from the exons ATGGAAACTACAGATGATAGCAAGGACACGAAAATGTCCTTGTCCAAAGAAGACattgcttttaaatatttgccTATAGCAGGAGCTGTTAgctatgaaatattttctttgaatatcaTGAACCCTAGAGAATTCTCAAA tgtGGTTGGTGATAAAGATATTGCATTGGCCAATTCTATTTGGTTCAATGCTCACATAGGACTAGGACTGTACATGTACAACCAGAAACATCTTCAAGCATTATCAAATAGGGATAGAATAATGTATTCTGTATTTGGAACATGTATATTCAACTTTGGATCAGTATTATTATGGGCGACTGCCAAACATGTTGTACCAGATGTGCCAGTGTTTAGGACTTTATTAGGACTTGCATCTGGAGCTGGATTGTTATATGTAGGCAAAAGATACTTAGAGCACCTCAATTCATTATGA